A single Xiphias gladius isolate SHS-SW01 ecotype Sanya breed wild chromosome 18, ASM1685928v1, whole genome shotgun sequence DNA region contains:
- the zgc:158296 gene encoding caveolin-2 — protein MMMVSDDCLVECKIDDDSDEEDGGGEEMNTPPPPPEFASKAPTLAPKLPTLPVAPATPTPTHPVNRDPYGINKHLQVEVSDVLAEPATPRSMDGVWLYSVTGFERSRVWTYRCLTSLLAVPFALLCGIFLAILACLHVWFVVPCIQLGNTFLPCLRSLCLCVVNVFITPFCTSLALCCSQIAISLSNEDWHQMRDKEAV, from the exons atgatgatggtaaGCGACGACTGTCTTGTGGAGTGTAAGATCGATGATGACAGCGATgaagaggatggaggaggagaagagatgaacactcctcctcctcctccagagttTGCATCCAAAGCCCCAACTCTGGCACCCAAACTTCCGACCCTCCCCGTGGCCCCGGCTACGCCCACACCTACCCATCCTGTCAACAGGGACCCTTATGGCATCAACAAGCACCTACAG GTGGAGGTAAGTGACGTGCTGGCAGAACCTGCTACACCCCGTAGCATGGACGGAGTGTGGCTTTACAGTGTCACTGGGTTTGAGAGGTCTCGTGTCTGGACGTACCGCTGCCTTACCTCGCTGCTTGCCGTGCCCTTCGCTCTCCTCTGTGGCATTTTCCTGGCCATTCTTGCTTGTCTACACGTCTG GTTTGTGGTGCCATGCATACAGCTAGGCAACACCTTCCTGCCATGCCTGCGGtccttgtgtctgtgtgtggtgaaCGTTTTCATCACTCCCTTTTGCACGTCTCTCGCACTCTGCTGCAGTCAAATTGCCATTTCACTGTCGAACGAGGACTGGCATCAAATGAGGGACAAAGAGGCGGTGTGA
- the si:ch211-207e14.4 gene encoding interleukin-17 receptor D translates to MWRSALVLYQLLALCRPLWAQDDVTAAAITPQDCSLDCIRQGGPGCEYCRITRSDVRKALGFNSIEAFGSCIPWPCFELLGEENPEICRHYVQAPNDVTVESLHEPNPTSDTIVVSWKPSYYGIAFLRGFQVSLQALGGSTIACQLLLFRRNLSLPASHAQRVYKSDPFPGLSLGSQYAVTVMALPVPEEWERFYNSKIFSTRSCAEKNGLEQCKKDWYPKHIEVKQEGTAITVTFNLAPPNLGIRSYFSLCYANGMTKYTDITFNSTINKTHHSYQLNDLQEGTNYTCEIAANEVDAVRKTFSVQVVRTQKEGASLLSVTASLALMLPLCLAVVAMLVVLVAALTRRKSKLQMKKLDMKPGIIKQHRESGTQEEVVSLSRSKLTPPRLLICYSSYDCPAHVKAVMQLGAFIQQHMGTQVCLDLWDSLSVAEEGSMAWHCRQIRECDFVLVICSRGLNHGPEPPEPEGDDEDEEADTGLDFGSKAFRFNAAVHLIGEEVGRAKARAQDLSKYMAAIFEYSEEADIPTELRLVSHYTLTVDLPLLFSHLHGVALHRPGGYLKVTHISEEGFAKLPAGAALQWAIYEAGIAMRAKRHHSG, encoded by the exons ATGTGGCGGTCAGCCCTCGTTTTGTACCAGCTCTTGGCACTTTGTCGGCCACTCTGGGCCCAAGATGATGTCACAGCCGCTGCCATCACCCCTCAGGACTGCAGTCTGGACTGTATCCGACAG GGAGGACCGGGATGTGAATACTGCAGAATAACCAGAAGTGATGTGAGGAAGGCTCTGGGTTTTAACTCCATCGAAGCATTTGGAA GTTGTATTCCGTGGCCATGTTTTGAGTTGCTGGGAGAAGAGAACCCTGAAATCTGCCGGCACTACGTCCAAGCGCCCAATGATGTGACGGTTGAATCTCTACATGAACCAAACCCCACTTCCGACACCATTGTTGTCTCCTGGAAGCCCAGCTACTATG ggatCGCCTTCCTGCGAGGCTTTCAGGTGTCCCTTCAGGCTTTGGGAGGGTCTACTATCGCCTGTCAGCTTTTGCTCTTCCGTCGTAACCTCTCCCTGCCCGCTTCACATGCTCAAAGG GTGTACAAGTCGGACCCTTTCCCCGGCCTCTCCCTTGGGTCCCAGTATGCAGTTACTGTCATGGCTCTGCCAGTGCCCGAGGAGTGGGAGAGGTTCTACAACAGCAAGATCTTCTCCACACGCT CATGTGCAGAGAAGAACGGTCTTGAGCAGTGCAAAAAGg ACTGGTACCCCAAACATATTGAGGTCAAGCAGGAAGGCACCGCCATCACTGTGACGTTTAACCTCGCTCCGCCAAACCTGGGCATCAGAAGCTACTTCTCACTTTGTTACGCTAACGGCATGACGAAATACACAGACATAACATTT AATTCCACCATAAACAAGACTCACCACAGCTATCAGTTGAATGACCTTCAAGAGGGAACCAATTACACGTGTGAG ATTGCAGCTAATGAAGTGGATGCAGTGAGAAAAACGTTCAGTGTCCAGGTCGTGCGCACTCAGAAAG AAGGTGCCTCGCTGCTCTCTGTCACTGCCTCCTTGGCTCTGATGCTTCCACTGTGCCTGGCTGTGGTAGCCATGCTTGTAGTCTTAGTGGCTGCTCTTACCAGGAGAAAGTCGAAGCTGCAGATGAAGAAACTTGACATGAAACCAG GTATTATCAAGCAGCATCGAGAGAGCGGGACTCAGGAGGAAGTGGTATCATTATCCAGAAGCAAGCTGACCCCTCCTCGTCTTCTGATTTGCTACAGCAGCTATGACTGCCCCGCTCATGTCAAAGCTGTCATGCAGTTAGGGGCCTTCATACAGCAGCACATGGGCACACAG GTGTGCCTGGACCTGTGGGACTCTCTGAGCGTGGCTGAGGAGGGCAGTATGGCCTGGCACTGCCGCCAGATCCGGGAGTGCGACTTCGTCTTGGTGATCTGTTCTCGGGGACTTAACCATGGACCTGAGCCTCCAGAGCCAGAGGGCGACGACGAAGATGAGGAGGCAGACACGGGGCTGGACTTTGGCTCCAAAGCCTTCAGGTTTAATGCAGCTGTCCACCTTATTGGAGAGGAGGTGGGCCGAGCCAAAGCCAGGGCACAGGACCTGTCCAAATACATGGCGGCCATTTTTGAGTACTCTGAGGAAGCTGACATCCCCACTGAGCTGAGGCTGGTATCGCACTACACACTGACAGTTGACTTACCGCTGCTCTTCTCCCACCTCCATGGAGTGGCTCTGCACAGGCCTGGGGGTTACCTGAAGGTAACCCACATCTCAGAGGAAGGTTTTGCCAAGTTACCAGCCGGAGCGGCTCTGCAGTGGGCTATCTATGAAGCTGGAATAGCAATGAGGGCCAAAAGACATCACTCTGGGTAA
- the fam50a gene encoding protein FAM50A has product MAQYKGAASEAGRAMQLMKKREKEREQLEQLKQKIAEDNMVKSNIDKKFSAHYDAVEAELKSSTVGLVTLNDMKAKQEALVKEREKQLAKKEQSKELQLKLEKQKEKKRKEEQKRKIASLSFNPEDEEDEEEENEEEEPDYVPVKKKLGKNPDVDTSFLPDRDREVRLMGRTLETKTASFILKEEQSVGKLKHSMKKGNTIQNFLQRALEVLRKDFSELRSAGVEQLMYIKEDLIIPHHHSFYDFIVTKARGKSGPLFSFDVHDDIRLVNDATVEKDESHAGKVVLRSWYEKNKHIFPASRWEPYDPEKKWDKYTIR; this is encoded by the exons ATGGCGCAGTACAAAGGAGCTGCCAGCGAGGCCGGCAGAGCCATGCAGCTGATGAAAAAAcgagaaaaggagagagaacagCTTGAGCAGCTGAAGCAGAAGATTGCAGAG GACAACATGGTCAAGTCCAACATTGATAAGAAATTCTCGGCTCACTATGATGCTGTAGAGGCAGAGCTGAAGTCCAGCACAGTGG GTCTGGTGACTCTGAATGATATGAAGGCCAAGCAGGAGGCGCTggtgaaggagagggagaagcagcTGGCCAAGAAGGAGCAGTCCAAGGAACTCCAGCT cAAACTagagaagcaaaaagagaagaagagaaaggaggaacagaagaggaaaatagCCAGTTTATCCTTTAATCCTGAAGacgaagaagacgaagaagaggaaaatgaagaagaagagcCGGATT ATGTTCCAGTTAAGAAGAAACTAGGGAAAAATCCCGATGTGGACACAAGTTTCCTTCCTGATCGAGACAGAGAGGTGAGGTTAATGGGAAGGAcacttg aaaccAAAACTGCctcattcattttgaaagaggaaCAGTCAGTGGGGAAACTCAAACACTCG ATGAAGAAGGGTAACACTATCCAGAACTTCCTGCAGAGGGCCCTGGAAGTCCTCAGGAAGGACTTCAGTGAGCTCAG GTCTGCCGGAGTAGAGCAGTTGATGTACATCAAGGAGGATCTGATAATTCCACAT CACCACAGTTTTTACGACTTCATCGTGACCAAAGCCAGAGGCAAATCTG GTCCTCTTTTCAGCTTTGATGTCCACGATGATATTCGACTTGTGAACGATGCCACTGTAGAGAAAGATGag TCTCATGCAGGTAAAGTGGTGCTGAGGAGCTGGTATGAGAAGAACAAGCACATCTTCCCTGCTAGTCGCTGGGAGCCGTACGATCCTGAGAAGAAATGGGACAAATATACA atcCGATGA